In Cryptomeria japonica chromosome 1, Sugi_1.0, whole genome shotgun sequence, the sequence aggttcaattccttcctggcctggcgccatcccaTTCCGCTTCCCGTCGGCTGTTATCTTCATACTGTTGAAGGATCTGTTGgcatcgctcttcctgggcaatctcctccaggcgagcttgttgtgccaccaatgcctgtgcaagcaaccgaggaagatggttcatcaaccgatttactgtcGAGCTAACCTCTAGCACTGTCCAcatggcacttggtgggatttccacCTCTGTGGCCTCTCGTCGGACGTACGTCttgatggctacctggagcaaaattgaaaattccctTGTCGCAGTGTCTTCTCCATTGTAGAGCTCGGTTTGCACGTCGTCGGCCTCTaggtttatctcaccaacgggtaggcccatcgtgtccgtgcgccatccgcatCTCccattcccgagtacgtctaggcaacggcgccaaatgtttgccctctcgggtgaataacttaaaatacacagataaagcacgtaatgcagaatagtaacgccatagatatcagacgcaatataagagatgttattccattcataattgttctacacaagttacattcagaagtatataaagatgtcgagggggtgcgagcgccaaccatcgcaccgcaactgccacccctcggttgccaactaaccaacacaattacaacttaattaactagttttatttccgtgtacaatattgccgccaacaggtATTGTCTTTGTGTGTTAGGAGCctcaagtttgaatgcacatagaCCAAATCTTCCGCCTTCTTGGAATGTAGTCTATTGCTTATTattgagtggatgaaggagtatgtgctccaattcctcTTGGATgatgatgaactagcaacctatcaagattttcaattttgaaattagagaGTTGGAGTTATGAAtacaaaaatttaaatataaattcaaTATTTATCAACAAGAATTTAGAAATTGGAATCTTAAGAGTGAagaacttacttgtgataaaactttgatGGCAATGAGTTGTCGGTGCTGGTATATTTCTCCATGAAAGTACCACCATTTATGAGCATCAACACCTTCCTTGTCTTCAAAAGCGTCAAGACCACAATCATCAGTGCTTGCAAAACTCATGAATTCAGACCTCACCATAGGCCGTATGGGATCGGGAAAGAGTCCACAAAGGACTGCCTTGTACCCGTGAGCAACTTTAGGATCTCTATATGGGGCAACTTACCTTCAAGAGATCCAATCTTGAGAATTGTCTAAATATGGCTTGAGACATATGGTGGTTcatgatgaacatttggatctcggCATCATCATACATTTGTTTGATCCACTCAACTTTCTTGCCAATTTTTTGCAGCATTAGGTTGAGTgagtggacagcacaaggtgtccaaaaaatgtgtttATAGCACTCCTCAACCAATAACCCAACAGCCCTACAATTTTTGGCATTGTCTGTTATCATCTGAACAACATTTTGAGGGCCAACTTGCTCAATGGTTTCGAAAAGAATGTTTGCAATGAATGGACCATCCTTCACTTGCCCTTCACAATCTACTGCTCTCAAAAACATTGCACCTCTCGTGGACATTGCAATAACATTGACCACAAGGCGATTTCTTGCATCTTTCCATCCATCGAATACTATGGACAtacttgtttcaatccatgaaTCCCTAAAGGGCTTTAAGGAATCCTCTACATGTTTCACCTCTTTGTCCAATAAAGTGGTGCACACCTCCTCATAAACCAGGCCCTTGAACCCCCTTGGAGACTCATTAATTGGTCTCACCATTTTTTGCCAATACGGTGAGCAAACAACATTAAATACCAATCCATTTGCATACATGCCTCTAGCTATGTCTTGCTCGGCAATGTCTCTAGCCTCATTGTGAAATGACATTTCCAAGGGCCCGTTTGCTCTCTTATTTGTCACCAGTTCTTGAGGAACACGCAAGAATGGATGGCCCTCTATGGGTTGTTCATTGGAAATTGAAGCCATAGAGGCCTTCGATGCTTTTTTACTTCTAGACCTTTCCAACGAATGAACAATTGCATTTTGAACTGCTTCATTTGCTTGTCTTTTCTCTTCAATATATTTTAGTACAATATTGTTTGCAAGAAGGGTTTTAGGTGAAGGCTACCCTTCAACTCTTGGCTTGCCTGTACAAAATTTGATGCCTTTCTGAGGAATAAAGCACAAATGTGCTTTCACTCTACTATAAGAGCTTTTATATTCCTCTTTTCTATAGCTGCAAATCCAAAGGAAACCTCCTCCACTTAGTAGTTGTTGAACCATTTCCACATATTTCCATAATGGAGAGTTTGGGTTTGTTTTGAACCGAGAGTTCCCAGTGCTAGAAGCACTTGCCATTCTATGAATCTATGAACAACATACAAAGCCACAaaccaaaattaaaaaatagaataaaactagagaattcatttcattttgttagaaaaatgcaaagaaaaataataaaaaacaaacaaaatcaacaaaaacctacctcttttcttgaaatcttcctcttcaatgtctttgaggATTTCTCAACACTTGCAACCACATAGGAATAGCTCACAAACCAGCTTAGACCATGCAACAATCACCCTTCAACACTCTTTGAGCAATGGCAAGCAAACAAGAAAGTTTAGCAATGGAGGCAAGAAGTTTTCTTTTTcattcacaaatgcacaaatgagATATGTTTCACCTTTTTGGCTTTTTTAGTGGTCTACTTTAGGGTTGGAGGGCCGAGTTGACCAAAATAGACCAAAAAagaactttaaaaaaattaaaaaaatgtctaAAACCCGTCAAATTTTGCCCAGGTTTTGCCGCTCACATCAAAATTCgctgaaaataaagaaaaattctCCTCGAGTCCTTCATAGCAAACCCACAATCAAAATGCAGGACCCTAGCCATATTAGGGCCGAACCCGGACCCTGGGCTGCAAGGGAAGAATCTAGCAACGTCACCATACTAACCTGAATATTGACTTGGATAGGGTGATGATTTGATAAAGAATAGGGTATACCTTAACAAAGCTAAATAAATCATTATTAACGTAAAATCTATCAAGTCTACAATAAATTATTTTACTGCCCTCTTGAGAGTTGCACCAAGTATACCATATATCTACACTTTCCTTCTTCTTCCCCTCTAAAGGGTCTTGTAGATTGAGTTAAGATTTCATTCTAGACCAAAAGTACATCTCATTACATTTCCAATCCAAATTTGTTCCTCTAGCCTTGTCTTCAAGGTTTGCAATCATATTGAAATCCCTTACTATAATCCAAGGAATATCTTGGAAGTTACTCAACCATCTCCAAAGCTCAATCTTATCCCTAGAGTCATTGGGAGCATAGAGTGAGCATAGACCAAAAATGAGATCCTCCTCCTCAATTATGAGTCAAACTGCTCTATTGCTTGCAAATGAGCCAATTTCATTTACAAATTGTGCCCACCTATTTGAAAGAAGCACGATTGAACCTTCCTTACCTCTCTCATGATTTGTGGAGAATTGGACAACGTCTTTCCAAATGAAATTACGATTAGTATTGTTGTGagatattcacacatcgccccattgcaaatggggacccccactcttttttgctttctaggatagTGTTAGAGTCCTTTGCTATTAGCCTTTACATTGAAAAGGCATAGTTGGTCGAGGGGTCGAGAGTCACGAGGATAGCTCTTCTTTTGGGTGTGAAATGAGGTCAAAATGAACATAAAGAGAAAGTGGTTTGATGGAGGAACTCTTCAAGATCAAGTCCAATCAAGCAATGCAAGGAAACATCAATTGGGTCAAGTACGTAGGCAACTTCAAGTGCCCCTCTCTTAGAGCGAATTTCACTCTCATTGCCTCAGGTTGAAGGTGAGATCATATCAAGGTGAGTTTCGAGGTCTTTTAGTACATAGGAGCCTAAACTAAAGCATAAAGTGATAAGGTTCAACTCAAAAGTGCATTTTCAAGCTACTTCAAGTGCCCTTAGTTGAGAGCAAAGTTGTTCCTAGAACACACCATGAGCCTAGCTTCAACAAGCTTGAATAAATGGAACGAAGGAGAATGAGCAAGAAAACTCCAAGTGTCAAGTTTCAATCCACTTCAGATGCATGAGCTTTGGAGCGAACTTCACATGCATCCACTTTGGAGCGAGCTTCACTTCATGTACATccactttggagcgaacttcactTCATGTGCATTCACTTTGGAGCAAACTTCACGTGCATCCACTTTGGAGCAAACTTCACTTCATGTGCATccactttggagcgaacttcactTCATGTGCATTCACTTCGGAGCAAACTTCACGTGCATCCACTTTGGAGCAAACTTCACTTCATGTGCATccactttggagcgaacttcatgtgcatccCTTGtcgagcgaacttcatgtgctcaagtctcagagcgaaattcttcctaaGACCTCATTTTGAGCATGCTATGACGTGTTAAAATTGAGAAAGTGAGTGTAAGTGAGAGAAGGAAAAGTTAGAGTGTTGATTCAAAATCACTTCAAGTGCTCTTCTTGAGGAGCGAATTTTACTTCAAGTGCTCTTTGATGGCAGCGAATTTTCCTTTTAGGCCATTCCATGAGGTGAGTTTGACATGTTTTCATGAATAAATGTTTGAAAAACTTGAGGTTTGAGTCGATGAAGCAATGAAAATGATTGAGAGCAAGTTTAGTTCTGATTTGAAATTCACTTCAAGTGCATGCAAATTGGAGCAAACTTCAAGTGCATGGAtgttggagcgaacttcaagtgcatgGATGTTGGAGCGAAATTCAAGTGCTCCACTCTCAGAGCGAAATTCCTCTAGAGGCCTTTCCTAAGGTTAGTTTGTCATGTTTTCGTCAATGAATGGTTGAAAAACTCAATGTTAGAACCCATAGAACAAAGGGAAATGAGTGAAAGCAAGTTCAATGACTAGTTTGGAGATCACTTCAAGTGCATCAaggttggagcgaacttcatgtgcatccaatttggagcaaacttcatgtgcaCCCaccttggagcgaacttcatgtgcatcaatgttggagcgaacttcaagtgcatcAAGATTGGAGTGAAATTGCTTGTAGATTCCTCTTCCAAGTAAATTTGATGCCTCCACATGCATGAATGACAAAGTATTCaaactagaagtgatgaagggtaGAATTGGACAAGGATTGAGAGAACTTCCATTGCCCACCCTTAGGAGCGAAATCCTCTTATCAAACCAGCAAATCACATAAAACCAGAGAATATATCAAGTTAGAAGAATTATCAAGGTTATATATTATGTGTGTTTGATATCATGTCTGTTTTGTTTTACAGATGGGAGAGGatggtgattgcaaagcaaaaagagaaagattgTAAGATCTACACCACTATGCAAAGGAGAAAACTTCATTTACTAGCACAAGAATGCCCAAGAGGAACCTCAACTCTCACCACACCATGgagacatgaagagatcaaaggagtgcGAAGGAGAAGTCATACAATCACCCCAAGGCAAGCAAGCAAGGATGGAGGAATGACTTAGCTACATCAATgcttcccatcaccactactttgagcaaacttgaaatgttgagtatcaagagatatctctcaacatcccttcatgatgacgaACCAAGTCTACGAGTGCGAGTTTAAGTGGCATCCAAATCATCATCCCAGTCACTCCACCAATCAAAGAAGTTCTGCACCAGCATGTCTTGATTCAATGAACGAGGCTCATCATATGAAGGcacaaactttgaggcacctacccccgttatccattggtcgaatatttcagagaggacatgtgtccaaatattgcaattatttcattggcgagaattgagtttgttgtaacaaacactaattagggtttttattgaaaaatctcggccattgatctcaaattgactAAGCCATtaaattgtattgagagcattatgAAAGGCTCAagttcttcatttgtaaaggttaatagtagtaggagaagaatagaatagaagatAGAATAGAAGTTAGGATAGATTAGGAGGAGAAGAAATTGTTGttaaaaacttgtaaatgaaataCTCTTT encodes:
- the LOC131857797 gene encoding uncharacterized protein LOC131857797 is translated as MASISNEQPIEGHPFLRVPQELVTNKRANGPLEMSFHNEARDIAEQDIARGMYANGLVFNVVCSPYWQKMVRPINESPRGFKGLVYEEVCTTLLDKEVKHVEDSLKPFRDSWIETSMSIVFDGWKDARNRLVVNVIAMSTRGAMFLRAVDCEGQVKDGPFIANILFETIEQVGPQNVVQMITDNAKNCRAVGLLVEECYKHIFWTPCAVHSLNLMLQKIGKKVEWIKQMYDDAEIQMFIMNHHMSQAIFRQFSRLDLLKTRKVLMLINGGTFMEKYTSTDNSLPSKFYHKEANAMTDALANWALDNNIDYMELNEEENMEILPHVPAQFNKL